In Cryptomeria japonica chromosome 10, Sugi_1.0, whole genome shotgun sequence, a genomic segment contains:
- the LOC131057694 gene encoding probable sarcosine oxidase produces the protein MGEIAGEYETIVVGAGIIGSCTAYQIAKRGKSVLLLEQFDFLHHRGSSHGESRTIRETNPEEYYTAMMEEAFSLWEEAQQEIGYRVHIKTKQLDMGPVENKRLQSVIGVCKKLGIPHEVLNAEKACSRFEVINLPQNWIAVVTNRGGILRASKAVAMFQSLALKNGATLRDNARVMKISNGWKLRDGSNGVLVCTSRGSVLGRKCVIAAGAWAQKLAKEIAEIELPVQPIHTTIAYWKIEEGLDSFLPEKGFPTFACYNDPYFYGTPSLEYPGLLKISTHGGYPCDPDKRTLVPDLDELKKKVGPWLAEGFRGHIMSESPVMAEACMYSVSPDKDFILDFLPSTKTSLSRDKSPILIASGFSGHGFKMGPLVGRIMADLALKGEAHGVPLQYFSIERFLQNPKGNIKEYGEQVRPYVTS, from the coding sequence ATGGGTGAGATTGCAGGGGAATATGAAACAATAGTCGTAGGAGCAGGCATAATTGGCAGCTGCActgcctatcaaattgccaagagAGGCAAGTCTGTTCTTCTTCTGGAACAATTTGATTTTCTTCACCACAGAGGCTCTTCCCATGGGGAATCCAGAACTATCAGAGAAACTAATCCAGAAGAATACTATACTGCAATGATGGAAGAGGCTTTTTCCCTCTGGGAAGAAGCTCAGCAGGAAATTGGgtatagagttcacatcaaaaccAAGCAGCTAGATATGGGTCCAGTCGAAAACAAGAGGCTCCAATCTGTCATAGGAGTCTGCAAAAAACTAGGGATCCCCCATGAAGTTCTCAATGCAGAGAAAGCTTGCTCAAGATTCGAGGTAATAAATTTGCCTCAGAATTGGATAGCTGTTGTCACAAACAGAGGAGGGATACTGAGAGCCTCCAAGGCAGTTGCAATGTTTCAGTCTTTAGCCTTGAAGAATGGAGCCACTCTAAGGGACAATGCCCGAGTCATGAAAATTAGCAACGGGTGGAAATTGAGGGATGGGTCAAATGGGGTTCTGGTGTGCACCAGCAGGGGCTCTGTACTTGGAAGGAAATGCGTGATTGCTGCAGGTGCATGGGCTCAGAAACTTGCTAAAGAAATAGCAGAGATTGAATTGCCTGTTCAACCTATTCATACCACTATTGCATATTGGAAAATCGAGGAGGGCTTAGACAGCTTTTTGCCTGAAAAAGGGTTCCCCACGTTTGCTTGTTATAATGATCCTTACTTTTATGGGACGCCCTCTCTGGAATACCCTGGGTTGCTCAAGATTTCAACCCATGGAGGTTATCCATGTGACCCAGACAAAAGGACTTTGGTCCCTGATTTGGATGAACTTAAAAAGAAGGTAGGCCCTTGGTTAGCTGAAGGTTTTAGAGGGCATATTATGTCAGAGAGCCCTGTTATGGCAGAAGCGTGCATGTATTCAGTGTCTCCAGATAAAGATTTCATCCTTGATTTTTTGCCATCGACAAAGACTTCATTGTCAAGAGACAAGTCTCCTATTTTGATTGCTTCTGGATTCTCTGGCCATGGATTTAAAATGGGTCCATTGGTGGGACGGATAATGGCAGATCTTGCCCTCAAAGGAGAAGCCCATGGGGTACCCTTGCAGTATTTTTCAATTGAACGCTTTCTTCAAAATCCTAAAGGCAATATCAAGGAATACGGTGAGCAGGTCCGCCCTTATGTGACATCATAA